In Victivallis sp. Marseille-Q1083, the genomic stretch GTTGTCCGGCAATTCCAGCGGCAGGTAATGTTGCAGTTGGTCCGGCCGGAATGGTTCAGCCCAGCCGGGGCGCCGGTCCCGAGGAATCCCGGATGATCAGCTTGTCCGGGGTGAAGGCCGCCTGCAGGGCCTGCCGCACGTCTGGCAGCGCAAGCTGGTTTTCCAGCAGTTGGATGAGCAGTTCGGTGGCCAGGCTGCCGGTCTGGAAGAGCCGGTCGTCCGGTGAAGTCAGCGGGACGGCGCCGTAGCAGCAGGTGGCGCTGTCCGAGGCGACGATGCTGATGTCTTCCGGACAGCGCCGGCCGCTGCGCAGGACGGCGCGCAGGAATCCGGTGCAGATCTGGTCGTTGGCGACCAATGCCGTGAAGGTCCGCCGGTCGGACTGCAGCCAGCGTTGCGCCAGGGCTTCTCCGGCGAGAAATTCATCGTTGGCTTCATAGTACTCCAGTTCGACCTGCAGGGTTTCCCGCCGGCTGTCCGGCTTGAGGCGGTGCAGGGCGTCCTGATAGATGTCGAACGTTTCCTGATAATAATAAGGCGCCCGGATTTTCCGGTGTCCCTGGTCGTACAGATAATTCAGGATGTTGGTGATGGTACCGGCTGCGTCCGATTTGAGGCAGAGGATGTCGTCCGGATAATTGCCGTCGATGATGATGAACGGCGTACTGCCGGCCTGCAGTTCTCGGACGGCCTTCAGGTCGGTGGTGCCGGCCATGATCAACCCGTCGACATTGCGCCGCCAGATGTTGGCCGGCCGCATGAAATGAGTCATGTCGGTCAGATCGTAAGTGGTGACGACCAGGTGATAATCGTAACGCTTGCACATTTCACTGACGCCCGACAGCAGCGTGCTGAAATAGCTGTTGGCCAGCCCCAGCGTCACTTTGTTGGACACCAGGAAACCGATTTGAAATGAGCGTTTGGAGGACAGGGCGCGCGCCGATCGCTGCGGGACGAAGTTGTAACGATCGACGATTTCGAGGATATGCCGACGGGTCGCTTCGCTGATCTGCGGCCGGTTGTTCAACGCGGCGGATACGGCGGAAATCGATACACCGGCCAGTCTGGCGATATCGGTGATTTTCAATTTCTTGCCATTTTCCGGTATGTTGGTCATTCGCCGCTCATCCTCCGTTCGGGAAACATTTTCAAGATGCGTCTAATATACTCCCGGCTGCCGGCGAGTCAATGTCCCGAATGAGCTTTTCTGCGGAAAAATCGGTACCGGAAAATGACCGGCGTCCGCCGGTCAGGTGGCAGGAGTTGGGTGCCGGCTTTTTTTTGTTAAGATTTTTGCCGGCAATGAATTGCGGATGATGTAGATCATTTGGTGCGGAGCAGTGATGTAAGCCACTTATTCTTCGGTTTTTGGCTTGGCCCTATTATTTTTTTTGCATAAAATACGCTATAAATCTTATATGACAAAACTGCAGCGGATTGAATACCGTCCCGGAGCCACGGTGCGGTTTTACGGTTCGCTGCGCAGCTTGGCAATCCGGCTGTCCAGTTCCTCCGCCTGCCGCAGCAGTTGCTGCATTTCCGGCTTGCCGTTCAACCGCAGCGCCAGCTCTCGGTGCAAGGCCATGATCTGGTCGTGCAACTGCTGCAGATCGGCGTCCGCCTTGATCAATTCCAGCCGTTTGGTCACCATCGTGCCGGTCAAGGCGGTCCGTTCGGCTTCCAGTTTTTTCAATTCGGCTTGCCCGGCGGCATCGGCGGCGACCAGCGTGGCGGCCGCTCCGGCAGCCAGCAGCAAAACTAACAGGATTCTCGATTTCATCGTTTTTTCCTTGCAAATCAATCCGTGACAAATCATTTCACCGGTAATTTAATCCGTTAACCGGCAAATTGCAATCGCCGGTCGGAAGGAATAAAAAGATGAAGGTTTTTCCGTTTCCCGGATTGACAATCTCCCGGCAAGCCGTTATAGTAAACATCGAAACATAGGATGTTTGATAAATCCGGATGGGCGCCGGGGAGATGCTTCGGCGGAAAGCCTTTTCCAGGAGAAGGCAATCGTCCGGTATCGTTGTAGTGTGGAAACAATCAACAATACCTGGTTCGAATGCATGGACGCGGCGTCGGCCGCACGTCATGTTTCGGACGGGGCCCCGGTTGCGGGGAACAGGGAGAATTCGTTATGGAAATTATTCACGACAGTGCCGCCGATCTCGGAGCTTTGAATGGCAAGACGGTGGCGATCATGGGGTTCGGCGCCCAGGGCCGGGCCCAGGCGCTGTGCCTGCGCGATTCCGGCGTCGATGTCATCGTCGGCGTCCGTCCCGGCAAATCTTTCGAGGCGGCCCGGGAAGAGGGCTTCCGGGTGATGAGCGTTGCCGAAGCGGCGGAGAAGGCGGATATCATCCACATTCTGCTGCCGGATGAGAACCACGGTCAGGTTTACGAGCAGGAGATCAAGCCGCACATGAAGCCGGGCAAGGCGTTGTGCTGCTCGCACGGTTTCGCCTACGTTTTCAACCAGATCGTGCCGCCGAAGGAGGTTGACGTGATCATGGTGGCGCCGAAGAGTCCGGGGACGGAAGTGCGCAAGCGGTTCGTCGAAGGGTTCGGGGTGCCCGGTTTGATCGCGGTGCATCAGAACGCCACCGGCAAGGCGCGGGATCTGGCGCTGGCGATCGCCAAGGCGGAGGGATTGACCCGTTGCGGCGTGCTGGAGTGCACGATGGCGCAGGAAACCTACGAGGACTTGTTCGGCGAGCAGAATGTCATCTGCGGCGGTGTCGTCGATTTGATGAAATACGGTTTTGAAACGTTGATTGAGGCGGGCTATCCGCCGGAGATGGCTTATTTTGAATGTATTCACGAGGCCAAATTGATCGTCGATCTGATCTATGAAGGCGGCATTCAGAAGATGAATTCGGTCATTTCCAACACGGCGGAATGGGGCGAATATTACAACGGCCCGTTCATCCTGCCGGCGGACGTCAAGGCGCGGATGAAGGAATCGCTGAAACGCATCGAGTCCGGCCAGTTTGCCAAAGAGTGGCTGGCGGAAGCCCACAGCGGCGCCGGGAATCTCAAGGCGAAACGCGAAGCGCTCGGCAAACACCCGGCCGAAATCGTCGGCAAACAGATCCGCAGCCTGTTCGAAAACAAGTAATCGTTTCGATGGCGGCTTGCGCGAAACGCCTTCCTTCCCGTGTCGGAAGGCGGGCGTTTTTGTTTGTTCGCAGAGTTTGAACCGCAAAGGAGGGCAATCGATGGTGGCATACCGCAAGCCGGTGAGAATGTCGCTGGCGCGTCAGGTGCTCGAAGAGATGGAGCGTTGCATCCGGGACGGCGTGTGGCCGCTGGGCGGCAAAATTCCGCCGGAACCGGAACTGGTGCGGTCGTTCGGAGTCAGCCGCAACACGGTGCGCGAGGCGGTGCAGTCGCTGATCCATGCCGGCATGCTGGAGGCGCGGCCGGGCGACGGCACCTATGTATTGGCCAGCGACCGGCTGGAAGTGGTCATCAAGGACCGGCTGAGGTCGGCGGAGCTGTCGAAAATCCTGGAGGCGCGGCTGGCGCTGGAAAAAGAGATTGCCCGGCTGGCGGCAGTCAACCGGACGGAGGCGGATTTGCGGTTGCTGGAGCAGCGGCTGCGGGAACGCAATAATTGCGACAACCGCGATCCGGAGGCGGATTTGAAATTCCATGCGGCGGTGGCGGCGGCCACCCACAATCCGATTCTGGCCGAGCTGTATGAAATCATCAGCCAATACCTGCAGGTGATCATGCGCATGTGGCTGGCCGCCAACCGGCGGAATGAAGCGGAAATTCAGGTGCACAACGAATTGGCGGCGGCGATCGGCGCCCGGGATCCGGAACGGGCCGAACAGCTCATCCATGCGATCATCCGTTTCGACAGTGCGGTGCTGCCGGCGGAGAAGGGTCAGGCGTCGGTCTGATTGAGGATGATGAACGGATTGTTTTCCGGATCGAGGCAGCGGAAAGTGTTGCGGCGGTTGAGCGCTTCGATGCGGAACCCGTAACTGTGGAGCAGCTTGGACAGCTCTTCCGGCTTTTCCACCCGGAACTGCCACTCCGGCACTTTGGCCTGGCCGTCCTGGCCGTCGGTGATTTTCTGCAGAATCAGCGTCGCCCGGTTGTCGAGCTGGAATTCCACTTGAAAATTGCTGTCGAATACCGGATTGCCGAGCCCGAGCAGCCCCCGGTAGAAAGCGCGGCAACTGTCCAGATTGCGGACCGGAATGACGATTTCAAACTGTTCGTTACTCATAATTGCGGTATCCGATTTGCGCATTTCCCGTCGAAAGATTACATTAAACATGTCTTCTGCCTTTAGAATAGAGCCGGAATGACCGAATTGCAAAAGTTTTTTATTTTTTTTCGGTTTTTTTAACCTCAAACAAGGATGATATTGCCAAGATGGATTATCAGGTTTATCAAAATCCGCTGACCGACCGTTACGCCAGCAAGGAGATGAGTTACAATTTTTCGCCGCAGAAGAAGCATTCCACCTGGCGCCGGCTGTGGCTGACGCTGGCCGAGGCGGAAAAAGAACTGGGGCTGGACATCACCGACGAACAGCTTCAACAGATGGCCGCCCATCTGGACGACATCGATTTCGATGCGGTGGCGGCCCGGGAGAAAGAGCTGCGCCACGATGTGATGAGCCATATTCACGTTTTCGGCGCCCAGTGTCCGGCGGCGATGCCGATCATTCACCTCGGCGCTACCAGTTGCTATGTGACCGACAATACCGAATTGATCCAGATGCGCGACGGCTTGAAGATCCTGCGCGGCAAGCTGCTGAAGCTGATGGCGCTGCTGGCGGATTTCGCCCTGGCCAACCGGGCGGTGCCGACGCTGGGCTTCACCCATTACCAGCCGGCGCAGTTGACGACGGTCGGCAAGCGTTTTTCGCTTTATCTGCAGGATTTCCTGCTTGATCTCGAAGAGCTGGAATTTGAATTGAACAAGCTGCCGTTCCGCAGCGTCAAGGGGACGACCGGCACGCAGGCCAGTTTCCTGGCGCTGTTCAACGGCGATCACGGGAAAGTCAAGACGCTGGAAAAGCGGGTGGCGGCCAGGATGGGCTTCGACCGGGTGATCGACGTCTCCGGTCAGACCTATACCCGCAAAATCGATTATTTCGTCATGGCGGTGCTTTCCGGCATCGCTCAGTCCGCCTACAAGATGGCCGGCGATATCCGGCTGCTGGCCAATTTGCGGGAGATGGAGGAGCCGTTCGGCAAAAGCCAGATCGGTTCCAGCGCGATGGCCTACAAGCGCAATCCGATGCGCAGTGAACGGGTCTGCTCGCTGGCCCGCTATGTGATGACGCTGCCGTTGAATGCGGCGCACACCGAGGCGACGCAGTGGTTCGAGCGGACGCTGGACGATTCGGCCAACCGCCGGCTGGTGCTGGCGGAAGGATTTCTCAGCGTCGATGTCATCCTCTCTTTGCTGCTCAATATCGTCGACGGCATTCAGGTGTGGCCGAACGTCATCGCCCGCCGGGTGGCGGCCGAGCTGCCGTTCATGGCGACCGAAAATATTCTGATGGCGGCGGTGAAGGCCGGCGGTGACCGGCAGCTTCTGCACGAGGCCATCCGGGTGCATTCGATGGACGCGGCCCGCCGGATCAAGGAGGAAGGCGGCGACAACGATCTGCTCGACCGCATCAAGGCCGATCCGGCGTTTGCCGCCATTCGCGACCGGATCGATCAACTGGTCGATCCGCGTTCGTTCGTCGGCCGTGCCCCGGAGCAGGTGGAGGAGTTCGTCGATCAGCGCGTCCGGCCGCTGTTGGCGCGGCATGCCGCCGAATTGTCCGCCGGTGGTGAAGCGATCAATGTCTAAGCGTTTCAATCTGCTGCTGTTGCTGGCCGTCTGGCTGCTCGGCGCCGCCGGTTACGCGGCGGAAGCGAAGCGGGTCGTTTCGCTGTCGCCGGCGCTGACCGAGACGATCGCGTATCTCGGTTGTCTGGACCGGCTGGTCGGACGCAGCAGCGCCTGCGATTATCCGGCAACGGTCAAAGCATTGCCGGCGGTCGGCGATTTCGCGATTCCGTCGCTGGAAAAGATCGTCGCGGTCCGGCCGGATCTGGTGGTGGCCGATACGCTGAAGGATGCCGGGCAAGTCAAAATTTTTCGCGATCTGGGCATCGATTTCCAAGTGCTGCCGTTGCAGAGCATCGCCGATTACAAGCGGGCGGTCGGCAAGTTGGGCGATTGGCTGGATTGCCGGGAAGCGGCGGCGAAGGAGATTGAACGGGTCGAGCGGGAAGTGGCGGCCTGGACGGCGCGGCGGCCGGAGAAACCGCTGAAAGTGCTGCTGCTGATCTGGGACAATCCGCCGATGACGGCCGGTCGGAACTCTTTTCTGACCGAGTACGTCGCGCTGGCCGGCGGAAGGAATATCGCTGAA encodes the following:
- a CDS encoding VOC family protein, which encodes MSNEQFEIVIPVRNLDSCRAFYRGLLGLGNPVFDSNFQVEFQLDNRATLILQKITDGQDGQAKVPEWQFRVEKPEELSKLLHSYGFRIEALNRRNTFRCLDPENNPFIILNQTDA
- a CDS encoding helical backbone metal receptor yields the protein MSKRFNLLLLLAVWLLGAAGYAAEAKRVVSLSPALTETIAYLGCLDRLVGRSSACDYPATVKALPAVGDFAIPSLEKIVAVRPDLVVADTLKDAGQVKIFRDLGIDFQVLPLQSIADYKRAVGKLGDWLDCREAAAKEIERVEREVAAWTARRPEKPLKVLLLIWDNPPMTAGRNSFLTEYVALAGGRNIAEAEERDYFSCAPEWVLQQAPEVVLAPSPPDLAATRQLNLPGGWEALPAVAANRVYTDLDETVVNRLGPRLFEGIAAIHRALYPATPANGGE
- a CDS encoding FadR/GntR family transcriptional regulator; translation: MVAYRKPVRMSLARQVLEEMERCIRDGVWPLGGKIPPEPELVRSFGVSRNTVREAVQSLIHAGMLEARPGDGTYVLASDRLEVVIKDRLRSAELSKILEARLALEKEIARLAAVNRTEADLRLLEQRLRERNNCDNRDPEADLKFHAAVAAATHNPILAELYEIISQYLQVIMRMWLAANRRNEAEIQVHNELAAAIGARDPERAEQLIHAIIRFDSAVLPAEKGQASV
- a CDS encoding LacI family DNA-binding transcriptional regulator, with translation MTNIPENGKKLKITDIARLAGVSISAVSAALNNRPQISEATRRHILEIVDRYNFVPQRSARALSSKRSFQIGFLVSNKVTLGLANSYFSTLLSGVSEMCKRYDYHLVVTTYDLTDMTHFMRPANIWRRNVDGLIMAGTTDLKAVRELQAGSTPFIIIDGNYPDDILCLKSDAAGTITNILNYLYDQGHRKIRAPYYYQETFDIYQDALHRLKPDSRRETLQVELEYYEANDEFLAGEALAQRWLQSDRRTFTALVANDQICTGFLRAVLRSGRRCPEDISIVASDSATCCYGAVPLTSPDDRLFQTGSLATELLIQLLENQLALPDVRQALQAAFTPDKLIIRDSSGPAPRLG
- the ilvC gene encoding ketol-acid reductoisomerase; protein product: MEIIHDSAADLGALNGKTVAIMGFGAQGRAQALCLRDSGVDVIVGVRPGKSFEAAREEGFRVMSVAEAAEKADIIHILLPDENHGQVYEQEIKPHMKPGKALCCSHGFAYVFNQIVPPKEVDVIMVAPKSPGTEVRKRFVEGFGVPGLIAVHQNATGKARDLALAIAKAEGLTRCGVLECTMAQETYEDLFGEQNVICGGVVDLMKYGFETLIEAGYPPEMAYFECIHEAKLIVDLIYEGGIQKMNSVISNTAEWGEYYNGPFILPADVKARMKESLKRIESGQFAKEWLAEAHSGAGNLKAKREALGKHPAEIVGKQIRSLFENK
- the purB gene encoding adenylosuccinate lyase, producing MDYQVYQNPLTDRYASKEMSYNFSPQKKHSTWRRLWLTLAEAEKELGLDITDEQLQQMAAHLDDIDFDAVAAREKELRHDVMSHIHVFGAQCPAAMPIIHLGATSCYVTDNTELIQMRDGLKILRGKLLKLMALLADFALANRAVPTLGFTHYQPAQLTTVGKRFSLYLQDFLLDLEELEFELNKLPFRSVKGTTGTQASFLALFNGDHGKVKTLEKRVAARMGFDRVIDVSGQTYTRKIDYFVMAVLSGIAQSAYKMAGDIRLLANLREMEEPFGKSQIGSSAMAYKRNPMRSERVCSLARYVMTLPLNAAHTEATQWFERTLDDSANRRLVLAEGFLSVDVILSLLLNIVDGIQVWPNVIARRVAAELPFMATENILMAAVKAGGDRQLLHEAIRVHSMDAARRIKEEGGDNDLLDRIKADPAFAAIRDRIDQLVDPRSFVGRAPEQVEEFVDQRVRPLLARHAAELSAGGEAINV